The following DNA comes from Halorhabdus tiamatea SARL4B.
CCGATAATTAGAGGATCGACGAGTGTAGCTGATTGGTGTCGTTTCGATACTGGTTGTACGCTCTGGCTAGCTAGTTCCTTTGAAGACACTACTGCTTCGAGTCGCCCTCAGATTTACTGTTTGATCGTTTTCGCCGACTACGACACGTCCACAGGATGAGAGAGACGAAAACGAGTAGCACCCCGAAGATTGCGAGATCGAACTGCATTACGACCCACGCCCCGGTACCCGGCTCGAGCGCCGGCATCGTGATGAGAGCGACGACGACTAGTGTGAATGTGAATATAAAAAGGAACAGGAACGTGCGCTCTGCACTACAGACTGTTTTCCAGAACCGCTCTCGGAACGGTAATGCCATGCAAAAACCTCACCAGGCTTCCACATAAATGGTGCGATTCGTTCACAGGTCAGTATCAGCTACCATGCTCCGGGGGACGTGAGAGTACGACGTTGATTTGGCGGCCGGTAGACTGTCTGCGGCTAGAAATACGTCGTTCGGCATATGTAATTTAGTACGGGCGTGTACCCAAAATACCGAATCGATTGGCTATCGTTCCTACCGTGGCTGGGGCTCACCGTTGCGCGTCGGCCAGAAGCTCACGCTTTTCGTCTTCATCATGTCGCTATCTTCCGATGGCCACTTCCAGTTTTTCTCACTCCAGAACATCGACGGGCGATACATCAACCAGGGGCCCCAGTACGCGTCCATCCAGTTCCAAGCCCACGTGAGTTGCTGGATCAGCGGACGCTTTTCTTCCTCCGACTGCGCCGTTCCTAGCGTCTCGATCTTCGCGTTAATGTCGAACGATTCGAGTCGACCGTTCTGCTCGCCGATCGGGGGGAGCTTGATGACGAGCCCTTCCGTCTTCTCTTCTTCCCACTCGGCTTCAGAGGGAACCCCGTTTAAGTACGCCGACTTTGGCGCATTGGCCACAAGCATCTGCTGGAGGCCGAAATAGGGGATCGGCGTCGCTTGAGCGCCCCACCAATGCGTGATATCGTAATTGTTTTCGGGAATGGTCTTGCCAAACCAGACGGAGTTCTCTTCAACGACAGGCTGGGCAGCGATACCGAACTGCTTGAGAATTGTCGCGAGCGTCTGCGTGCGGTTTTTGTGGAATGTCGCCCCTTTGATCGTGAGTTCCCACCGGTCGCCGTTGGGCTTGTACCATTGTCCGTTCTTCCGGGTGAACCCTTCTTCACTGAGCAATTCTGCGGCTCGCTCCGTGCCGCCGTCGTGCCACATGAACTGATCTTTCACGTCGCCGAGCCACTTGTCGATGAGTTCCGGTCCACCGATCCCGACGTTCGGCTCCACCTTCGGTTTCATCTCGGGTGCATACGCGAGATTCTGAAGAAGAAGATCGTGGTTCGCGCTGAAGACGTTCGAAAGCGCCCACCGGACCTTCTGGTTGTCGAGCGGGGAGTTCCGACAGTTGAAAACAAATACCCCGCCATCGTGTCCCGACTCGGGGAACGAATTGTAATGGTCCGGGAGAGATTGTAGCTGGTCTTTCGTCATAGCAGCGTTGGTCGTCGCGTCGAGCCGCTCGTTTTTCATCGCCCTGATCTTTTGCTGTGGCGAGTCGACCGGCAACCCGTCGACGTAGTCATACGGGATATCAATAGCGTCGATGAGCGGACTACTATAATCCTCGTATTTCTCGAGTACAATCTTCGACGTACTCGCGGCGGAGTATTTTCCGAACGGACCAAGTCCAAGTCCGAGATCGTTTGCCTCGTGTACGGCAATCTGGTAATTAGAGAGTTTCTGGCGTGCCTTGTTTTCCTCTTCGTCGGTCGTCGATTCCTTGATGTCTGTCAGATACTCTCCAAAGACGTCTTTTTTGAAGTTCACCGCATGGTAGCCCTGGAATTGGAACAGACCATTCTTGAGAATCTTCGGGTCGACTCTTTTGTCGATCGTCAATTCGACCGTGTAATCGTCGACCGCCTGGACGCCGGACAGGAAGTCCCAGTACGCCCAGTTGTCGATACGTTCCATTTCGAGCTGAGCGACGAGATCTTCCGAAGTAAGGTCCGTTCCGTCCGTCCAGGTGTACTCGTCGGACATTTCCAGCGTGATTTTCTCGCCGCTTTTGATGGGGTCGGGGAACGTCCAATTGGTGAGGACCTGGGGATGATAGTTGCCACCGTAGTCCCGCATGGTCAGCCCTTCCCAGATCTGGGACCCGATTCTGCCGCCAATGTAATCTTTCCCGTACGGATTCCAGTTGCCCTGGTCCGGCCGGGAACCTCCCATCATGATCCTGAAATGCTGATCTGTCCGACTCTTTTCATCTCCCCCATTTTCAGTCTGGGTTGTGTTCTCGTCAGAGGTTCCACCACCGCCTGTAGTGGTGGTTCCCTTCTCACCCATACAACCGGCAAGACCTGCGATGCCAACCATCCCTACTCCTTTCAGGATGCGACGACGGTACGGGTTCTGTAGATCGTCGGCTGTCTTTTTGGTCTGATCGACCATGATTTTTCGTTCCCACCACTACTATATAAATCCTTTGCAAATACTATATGTTAATTGTGTAGAAAAATAATAAAGAGGTTGGGCGATCGGTGCGACACCCGTTTTCGAAACGGGCGGTAAATCGTTCGAATTATTCCCAGTGGTGACATCTGATAGGCGTCACCAAAACATGGCCGGTTGACTCCCCTGCTCGTAGGGATTTGTCTTCGGCAACCACTGCGATGGACGTGACGAGTCTCAGGAGCAGCGACGGATCGGTAACTGGCTCAGCTGGCCCTCACTGGGTAACGGACATCGTGACGATTGCCAGTCAATTCGTGTGAGTCGGCGTCGCGTTCGACATCATACGTCAGGATCGATTGATGTACTCGTGCGATCGTATCGTCGTTTTCCGGTTACTCCGAGTCGTTCATGCCACCGCCATCGAGTTTCCAGACATCGATTCGTTCGACGTGTGCTTCACCGCCGAAGGCGTACAATTCCATGTTATCGCTCCGTTCGCTGGCGGGATACACCCGGCTCGTCAGACAGCGTCGGCTGTTCGCGAAGATTTCGATCACCGATCGATCGAGGAACACGCGAAGTTCGATCGTCCCGTCCGCTTGCGGCGATACTGGAATGGCTTGTTCGTGCGTCGCTGTGTCGCTGTTGGCGGTAGGCTGCACTGAGTGTGTCCGTTCGACGACGAGTTGCCCATCTGCGTATCGTAGCACTGTCTGTTCTCTGGGTTCGCTCGCCGGCGACTGGAACACTGTAAGTCCGATTTCGTCGGCATCCCCCGGGTCGAACTCGAGATTGACTTCACACGTCCGACTTTCGACGCCGTCAAGGGGATTTGACGATTCAGGGGTGAGCGTCATGCCATCTACTCGATACGGATCGCTCCGGAGCCGTTCGAGCTCTGGTACGGGACGGATCGTTAGATCCCCGTCCGACTCGAGAGACACCTCTCGGGGAAGCGAAAGAAGTCCCGACCATCCCGCATCCCACTGGTCTCGGTCGCTCCGTGCTTCTTTGATCCACCCTAGCATGATCGTTCGCTCGTCCGTATTCATCGACTGTGGAGCGTAGAAATTGCCGGGATCTAGTGTTCCTTTTTTGTCGACATCGAACGAACCGTCACTGTACTCGCCCACGAAGTAGATGACTTCGTTGTAATTGGACACATGAAGAAGCGACTTCTCACCGAAGTCAAGCAATTCTGGACATTCCCATATCGGACCTGCCCCCGGCCAATCGCCGGTCAGGATCGGGCCGTGATATTCCCAGTCTATGAGGTTACTAGATTCATACAGGAGCGCGGTACCACCAACGTCTTCGATCCCAGCGCCGATGATCTGGTACCAGGTGTCATCGTCGCGCCATACGTTGTGGTCACGGAAATGAGCGTCCCACTCGTCAGTTCCGCATATATCTAAAGTCTCGGGCGGAGACGTAATGACCGGATTGCCGTCGGTTTTCGTCCACTCCCGTAATTCGTCGTCTCCAGTGGCAATGCACGGTAGCTGATCGCGATCGCTAACACCCGTATAAACGAACGTCGGTGTTCCACCGTCGTCAACGGTGCAGCCTGACCAGCACCCGTCTTCGTCCGGGCTTCCTGGATCCGGCGCAAGTGCGATCGGTTCGTCCCGCCACGTGACGAGATCGTCGCTCACAGCGTGTCCCCAGTGAATGGTATCGTGAAACGGCCCCTCCGGGTTGTACTGATAGAAGACGTGGTATTCACCGTCCCACTTGACAAGGCCGTTTGGATCGTTTAGCCAGTTCGCTGGCGCGGTAAGGTGATACTGGGGCCGGTGCTGGCCATTCGCGAGTTGCGTTCGCATCGCGTCGAGATCTTCTCTATCTGAGGGATAAGCGGCGGGACTAGCCGGATTTGAGGACGCAAGGTACTCGATGACGTTGTCGAACAGGGATTCGAGCGCACCGAGATATGGTTCGGACGAGACACCGTCGACCCAGCAGTCAGTTCCGAGTCCGACGACAGTACCGTCGCCAACCTCCCATTCGTACATCGATTTCTGTCTCGGCCTGTCCTCCCCATTTTGTCTCCGACCCGCTAACATGTTTCCGTCACGGGGGAGAAACCGTTGATAGCACGTCCCCACGAGTCCGTCGCGACCGGGTTGTGTCGTGAGTCGCAACGTATCGAGGTCATCGAATATAGGATGATTCTCGTGAAGTTTCTTGACGAGCAGTCCAGATTCAGTCTGTGAACCGTTGGGGGTATCATCTGGTGGGCGTGCGTCGATCCCTAGTCGTCCGACCGCAGTAACAGCATTGAGAGTAAGAAGCAGAGCACCACCTGCGTCCACGTAGTCATATATTCGCGTCAAGATCTCATCGCCTACGTTAGAGAAATCATCCATCGTCTCTCCGCGGTGCCAGCACAGGACATCGTATGTCGCTAAGTCGGAGTTGGACTCTTCAAGTAGTACTGTTTCGACTTTGTAACCGAGTTGGAGGAGAAGCCGATAATATGCCGCCTGTTCTTCACTCAAGGATCCGTCGTTGAGTAATCCTATGGTAATATCTTCTGGTACAGGGATCGTCATGACATGACTGCTTCTGAATACGGATATATATTTCTTGTGGTGTTGTATTGTCGGTAGTTCCCATTGAATCAGCCAGTAGTCAGAACTGACGTAGTTAGGTTCCCAGAAAGCGTCTGGATGGGTATTGTGGGGTTTTCTGCCACACAGACACCGTTCTTACGGCCTCTGAGCTTGAAGCTGTAGTGTTCGTTCTGTTCGCAGAGGTTCCAATCCCTGGAGTCGAAGGCTGCGGCTTCGACTCTTGGATCGTCCGCCAGACATTCCTCCAACCTGCTGTCAATCAGGAATCCATCAAGGCCGTCACCGACACCACTCGTGGAACGTACTCCGACGAATACACCCCCACACAACTGCACACCGTTCCAGACGTTGAACTCGAAGCCATCGTCAACAATATCTTCGCTCAACAGGCGGCGTGATCCTCGACCATGGTCTGAGGATCATCTGCCTCGACTTTGTCGATATCCACTACCATGTTCCACACGCTGAAGCCGGTGAACTCTGTCGCACGAAACCCCGCGATGGCATCTCTCAGTGCCATCGCTTTCTCGTTGGACACGTCCTCTGTCTACACACTACACCTGTTACAAACTCCAATCAGCGGCCGAACAGTAGCTATTACAAACGTATGATCGTGATGGAAAATCCGCCGATGGCGCAAGAGTGTGATTTGTAATCTGTGATTACTCCGAATATTACCTACTGTACTTGTCATATTATGGGTCGTGATGAGCTAGTATGCAATTATATTAATAGCTCTCTACTATATCGTTTCCGGCCCTGTCTTAGCCAAATCCGCCAAAACACCATAGTATACTATTGAATAGATATCGGAATAAAAGATTCACTATAGCTGTGGCAAATTTTAGTGCGTGACTTGACGGGATTGGTTTAGACAAATTGTTGTAATTCTAAAGTCGAAAAATTAAATCAGTTCTATTGGTGAAATCTGTTTCCTTGCCCATGTTAATAGATGTGTCATTTCACTCGGTGGCACTGAAGAACGACGAAATCGCGAATCTGGCGTTGCGGATGGTCGAGGCCCCAACAGCTCGAACCATCGATCAAAATGAGAATGCTACACTAAGTCATCGACGCACGTGCATGGATTAAGCCACTCTCAGACATCTTCAAGCAAGACAATCAGAAGATTGATGCTACACCATGCTGATAATTATGTAATGTCCGATCCGAAGAGTGATTGGGATATCCTTCCACAGGAAATACTCGAAGAGAACGCGGGGATGTCACCTTACGAAGCGAGCGTGTATCTGGCGCTTATTCGTGGTGGGAAACAGTCGATGAGCGAACTGTCCGACGCGAGTGAGGTTCCTCGACAACGAATCTACGATATCGTCAAAAGACTCCGTGAACGTGGATTCGTCGAAATAATCGACGAGTATCCGAAGCAAGCGTATCCAGTCGATCCGGAAAAAGCGCTGTCTCCGATTCAAGATCGCATTCGTCGTACTCGCAACTTCCTCGAGGATCTCCATCAAGCGGTTGACGAGGTTGAAGAGGGTGTTTCACTCTTCAAGAGCGAAGCGAGTATTCGAAAGTACATCCGTCGGATAATCACGACAGCCGATATGGACCTCTTTCTTACAATCCCTCACCACGCACTCGACATGTTCCGTGAGGACCTGAGCGAGCTACCTTCGGACGTGCGGACGAAATTGATCATCTCTGAAATCGACCCTGAAATCTCTGACGGCGACTCCATTGTTCTCGACAACGACGTTACTGAACTCGCCGATGAAGTTCGTGGCGTCACGTCATCGGAACCGTTTATTGTCTGTGCCGACCGAAAGACCGGCTTCTACTGGCCGGAACTCATCAGTACGCAACCGACCCAAGAGCAAGGATTCTACATCACAAATCCCGAACTCGGACTGTTGCTTGATCGGTTCCTCTCGGACTTACTTTGGCCGATTGCCCAACCAGTGAATCCATCGCAGAACACTTCGGAACTGCCTACGTTTCCAGCACAATACATTCGGGTACGTGACTGTCTTGCGGATCTCAAGCAGGTCACTGCCGATCGAGCACTCGAATCGTTCGAAATCGAGTTCGAGGGCTACGATACTGATACCGGTGAAGCAGTCACAAAGCGAGGCATATTGAGCGGGTACTATTTCAGCGAATTCGACGTTCGGGCTTCGTTTACACTCGACACCGTAGATGAACCAGCCACCAACGAACGGGAATCCGTCTCAGTGGGAGGGTGGAAAGCGATACAAGAGGACTACGAAGCAGTACGACTCACCGTCTACGAACGCGAGCACAGAGAGCTGTACTCGCTCGACACAGAAACGCGCAACTACGTCAAGGCCTGTCGCGAAGAACTTCCAAACTCATTCGGCGATCGTCACGCAGTAATCGGGATCGACACCACTGTCGACCGAATGCGAGAGATCGTTGTGGAGCAACTAGAGCCGGGGAAATATCGACCGATGGAAGAATACGCTTCGTTCCGTGAGTCGATCATCGAATTCGAAGCGGAAGATAGTCCGCCGGGAATGATGTGGGCACAGACTGAGACAACCCCCGGGGGGATAACTGGACACATGGGGGAAGTATTCAATCAACTTGACTATTCACTCGCCTTCGTCGGAAACTTCGGCAAGCCAATTCATCCAGTTTTCAAAACTGCCTATCAAGGTCAGACTATCTTCAGTATTGGTAGTCCTACGTACGCCGACTACGTTCAATTTGACGATGGGAAATTTATTCTCGCCGATCTTCCGCCGACCAACATTGACTGGGAAACCATTAGGAATACGCTTAGCCTCGATCGGATTGCTGAACAGGTAGACGGAGCGGAGTTCATTGCTCTCGGGACGTGGGGGCATTTCAATTCGCTACCGACTATTTGGGACGGAATACGAATGGATTTGTGGCCTCGGCTAGAGGACCCGCCAGAGAAAGCACTCGTATTACCGGGAGACATTCAAGACGTTCCTGACTCCGAAATCGAAAACGGGCTCGAATCTATTAGAAACCTAAGTGATATATTGGACGTAACCATAGTGACGAATAGAACCCAAGCTGATAGTTTTTCAAACGAAATCGACGGCGGAGAGGCGGCTATGTCCTTGAGCGACATGGCGACGATTCTTCAGGACGCGATGGAAGTTTCGAAGTTCGTCGTACACGCCCCGCTGGAAGCAGCACTCGGAAACGGGGAGGAAGTTCTGACGGCGTGTGCTCCCCGCCCGAGATCAGTACAGATCACGAACGTCGACGACCACTTTAACACTGGCCTGGCACTGGGAATGACGGAAGGACTCACTGATGAGGCATCGCTCGTTCTCGCGCACGCCGTTGCCGGAGTCTTCATGCGGGAACGTGAACCGCCGACGGAGAAACAGATCCGGTCGTTTGTGGCCGAATATGATCGGCTATTCGACTCACAGAAAGATACAAAATAGGGACGGATCAGAGCATCGCTACGTTCATTTCCCGTACGCTCATCTGTAGCAGACAGTACCTGTTGAACATCAAAAGTAGAGCCTCCCGAGTGACGAACTGATTCCTGCGATCAGAGAAAAACCTCGTTATCGACCACCCACCTGTCGTCCATCTCCGTCAAGCGGGTCAGCAATCCACTGGCCGTCGATCAGACAGAATCAGTATGCTTGATCGCTCAGTGCTGGCTAAGGCCCTAGGACTTACAATAGTATGTTTGTAAGGACCGTGTCAAAAGACGGACGA
Coding sequences within:
- a CDS encoding ABC transporter substrate-binding protein yields the protein MVDQTKKTADDLQNPYRRRILKGVGMVGIAGLAGCMGEKGTTTTGGGGTSDENTTQTENGGDEKSRTDQHFRIMMGGSRPDQGNWNPYGKDYIGGRIGSQIWEGLTMRDYGGNYHPQVLTNWTFPDPIKSGEKITLEMSDEYTWTDGTDLTSEDLVAQLEMERIDNWAYWDFLSGVQAVDDYTVELTIDKRVDPKILKNGLFQFQGYHAVNFKKDVFGEYLTDIKESTTDEEENKARQKLSNYQIAVHEANDLGLGLGPFGKYSAASTSKIVLEKYEDYSSPLIDAIDIPYDYVDGLPVDSPQQKIRAMKNERLDATTNAAMTKDQLQSLPDHYNSFPESGHDGGVFVFNCRNSPLDNQKVRWALSNVFSANHDLLLQNLAYAPEMKPKVEPNVGIGGPELIDKWLGDVKDQFMWHDGGTERAAELLSEEGFTRKNGQWYKPNGDRWELTIKGATFHKNRTQTLATILKQFGIAAQPVVEENSVWFGKTIPENNYDITHWWGAQATPIPYFGLQQMLVANAPKSAYLNGVPSEAEWEEEKTEGLVIKLPPIGEQNGRLESFDINAKIETLGTAQSEEEKRPLIQQLTWAWNWMDAYWGPWLMYRPSMFWSEKNWKWPSEDSDMMKTKSVSFWPTRNGEPQPR
- a CDS encoding GH32 C-terminal domain-containing protein, whose amino-acid sequence is MTIPVPEDITIGLLNDGSLSEEQAAYYRLLLQLGYKVETVLLEESNSDLATYDVLCWHRGETMDDFSNVGDEILTRIYDYVDAGGALLLTLNAVTAVGRLGIDARPPDDTPNGSQTESGLLVKKLHENHPIFDDLDTLRLTTQPGRDGLVGTCYQRFLPRDGNMLAGRRQNGEDRPRQKSMYEWEVGDGTVVGLGTDCWVDGVSSEPYLGALESLFDNVIEYLASSNPASPAAYPSDREDLDAMRTQLANGQHRPQYHLTAPANWLNDPNGLVKWDGEYHVFYQYNPEGPFHDTIHWGHAVSDDLVTWRDEPIALAPDPGSPDEDGCWSGCTVDDGGTPTFVYTGVSDRDQLPCIATGDDELREWTKTDGNPVITSPPETLDICGTDEWDAHFRDHNVWRDDDTWYQIIGAGIEDVGGTALLYESSNLIDWEYHGPILTGDWPGAGPIWECPELLDFGEKSLLHVSNYNEVIYFVGEYSDGSFDVDKKGTLDPGNFYAPQSMNTDERTIMLGWIKEARSDRDQWDAGWSGLLSLPREVSLESDGDLTIRPVPELERLRSDPYRVDGMTLTPESSNPLDGVESRTCEVNLEFDPGDADEIGLTVFQSPASEPREQTVLRYADGQLVVERTHSVQPTANSDTATHEQAIPVSPQADGTIELRVFLDRSVIEIFANSRRCLTSRVYPASERSDNMELYAFGGEAHVERIDVWKLDGGGMNDSE
- a CDS encoding TrmB family transcriptional regulator; translation: MSDPKSDWDILPQEILEENAGMSPYEASVYLALIRGGKQSMSELSDASEVPRQRIYDIVKRLRERGFVEIIDEYPKQAYPVDPEKALSPIQDRIRRTRNFLEDLHQAVDEVEEGVSLFKSEASIRKYIRRIITTADMDLFLTIPHHALDMFREDLSELPSDVRTKLIISEIDPEISDGDSIVLDNDVTELADEVRGVTSSEPFIVCADRKTGFYWPELISTQPTQEQGFYITNPELGLLLDRFLSDLLWPIAQPVNPSQNTSELPTFPAQYIRVRDCLADLKQVTADRALESFEIEFEGYDTDTGEAVTKRGILSGYYFSEFDVRASFTLDTVDEPATNERESVSVGGWKAIQEDYEAVRLTVYEREHRELYSLDTETRNYVKACREELPNSFGDRHAVIGIDTTVDRMREIVVEQLEPGKYRPMEEYASFRESIIEFEAEDSPPGMMWAQTETTPGGITGHMGEVFNQLDYSLAFVGNFGKPIHPVFKTAYQGQTIFSIGSPTYADYVQFDDGKFILADLPPTNIDWETIRNTLSLDRIAEQVDGAEFIALGTWGHFNSLPTIWDGIRMDLWPRLEDPPEKALVLPGDIQDVPDSEIENGLESIRNLSDILDVTIVTNRTQADSFSNEIDGGEAAMSLSDMATILQDAMEVSKFVVHAPLEAALGNGEEVLTACAPRPRSVQITNVDDHFNTGLALGMTEGLTDEASLVLAHAVAGVFMREREPPTEKQIRSFVAEYDRLFDSQKDTK